A single genomic interval of Chitinophaga sp. 180180018-3 harbors:
- the nuoK gene encoding NADH-quinone oxidoreductase subunit NuoK, producing MNMHSTTAGMMLAGILFVLGMISILVRRDIIFMLVSVEVMLNAAGLAFVVASSHWGTADGQVMFILILAMAAAEVSVGLALILQLYHQLKTLDSDEAAKMNG from the coding sequence ATGAATATGCATTCTACTACAGCGGGTATGATGCTCGCAGGTATTTTGTTCGTATTGGGCATGATTAGCATCCTGGTACGGCGCGATATTATTTTTATGCTCGTTTCTGTGGAAGTGATGCTGAATGCTGCCGGTCTTGCTTTCGTAGTGGCATCTTCCCACTGGGGTACGGCCGACGGACAGGTGATGTTTATCTTAATATTGGCTATGGCAGCGGCGGAAGTTTCCGTTGGACTGGCATTGATCCTGCAGCTATACCACCAGCTGAAAACGCTGGATAGTGACGAAGCCGCAAAAATGAATGGTTAA